From the Aquirufa lenticrescens genome, the window TCGTACCTTCCAGACGTTTTGCCCAAAAATTCCAAGGCGATGATTTTCAAGTCTACCGTGCCCTTCGCTCGGTGAACCCGTCGCCCTATTTGTTCTATTTTGATTACGAAGAATACCGGATTTTTGGAGCTTCTCCTGAGAAGCAAATTAAGATTGATGGTTCCGTTGCGGAGATTCATCCGATTGCAGGAACATTTAGACGTTCAGGCGATGATGCGCGCGATGCGGAATTAGCCCAGGCCTTGATCGCGGATCCGAAAGAATCGGCGGAGCACGTGATGTTAGTGGATTTAGCTCGGAACGATTTAAGTCGTTCTGCCGATAATGTGAAAGTGGAGACGTTCAAGGAGGTTCAATTCTTCTCGCACGTGATTCACTTAGTTTCTAAAGTGACAGGGCACTTGCAAAAGGGCGTGAATCCCTTGCAAATGGTAGCGGATACATTCCCGGCAGGCACTTTAAGTGGTGCGCCTAAACACAATGCGATGACGATTATTAACCGCTTGGAGCCCACAAATCGGGCTATTTATGGCGGGGCGATCGGATTTATGGATTTCGAGGGTAATTTCAATCACGCCATCGCGATTCGTACGTTTTTGAGTAAAGGAGACACCTTGTTTTTCCAAGCCGGAATGGGCGTAGTCGCGAAGTCCGTGGTGGAAAGTGAGATGCAGGAAATTCACAATAAACTAGCCGCCTTGCGCAGAGCATTAGAGGTAGCAGAAAATTTAGCCTAAGGATATGAAAGTTTTAGTGATAGATAATTACGATTCCTTTGTGTACAATTTGGTCTACCTGTTGAAGGAATTAGGCACAGAGGTGGACGTGTTTCGCAATGATAAAATTTCCCTAGAGGAAGTGGGTAAATACGATCAAATCTTGTTGTCGCCGGGTCCAGGGATTCCGTCGGAAGCAGGAATTATGATGGATTTATTGAAGGAATATAAGTCGACCAAAAAAATTCTAGGCGTCTGCCTAGGACACCAAGCAATTGCGGAGGCTTTTGGCTCCCAACTAAGTAATATGGGCGAGGTGTTACATGGGGTGACGACCGAATGCGTGGTGACGGATCCTACGGAACGTTTGTTCTTAGATATTCCCTCTCGCTTCGATGTGTGCCGCTACCACTCGTGGACGGTCGTTCCATCGACGATGCCAAGTGACTTAAAGATTAAAGCGCAAGATGACAAAGGTTTTGTGTTAGCGGAGGCGCATTCAAAATACGATGTGCGCGGGGTGCAATTCCACCCGGAGGCGTTTTTGACGCAGCATGGATTGCAAATGATTAAAAATTGGATGAAATAAGAATGAAAGATATATTAAATAGACGGGCAGCGGGAGAAGCGTTATCAGAAAACGATGCAAGAGAGATATTGCTGCGTATTGGGCAAGGAGAAATAAATCCAAGTCAAATCGCCGCATTTTTATCCTCTTATTGGTTCAATCCGATTCAAGTCGATGAGCTGAAAGGGTTTGTTTCAGCGATGATGGAACTAGCTATCACGGTGGATCTTTCGGAATTTGATGCGATGGATGTGTGTGGAACGGGTGGAGATGGGAAAGATACCTTTAACATTTCGACGACGTCCTCTTTCATCATTGTGGGTGCCGGCCAAAAAATCGCCAAACACGGCAATCATGGCGTTTCCTCTTCGGTAGGGTCGTCGACGGTGTTGGAGTTTTTGGGGTTGAAATTCAATAATGATCCGAAGATCTTGAAACGCAAGATGGAAACAGCGGGGATGTGCTTCTTGCACGCGCCACTTTTTCACCCAGCGATGCGCTTCGTGGGCCCTATCCGCAAGGAATTGGGGATGAAGACTTTCTTCAATTTGTTAGGACCTTTATTGAATCCTGCCAAAGTCAACAAGCAAATCTCCGGCGTCTATTCGCCAGAAGCGTTTGCCTTGTATGAAGGATTTTTTGCCGGTTCAGGCAAACAATACGGCATCGTTTATGCGGAAGATGGTTACGACGAAATCTCGCTAACCTCTGCGTTCCGTTTAACCACTGCTGATGGAGCTTCGATTTACAATCCTGGAGATATTGGCTGCGAAGTGGTGGCACAATCCGAATTGTTTGGTGGTTCTACGGCGGAGGCATCTGCGAATATGTTGTACAGAATATTGCAGCGCGAAGGCACGCCAGCACAAACGCAAGCGGTTTTAGCGAATGCGGGAGCTGGTTTGTTTGTCGCAGGCAAGGCAGGAAGCCTAGTGGAAGGATATGCTTTAGCGAAGGAATCCTTAGAAAGTGGTCGTGCTTTCCAAGCTTTCAAGAAAT encodes:
- the trpD gene encoding anthranilate phosphoribosyltransferase; protein product: MKDILNRRAAGEALSENDAREILLRIGQGEINPSQIAAFLSSYWFNPIQVDELKGFVSAMMELAITVDLSEFDAMDVCGTGGDGKDTFNISTTSSFIIVGAGQKIAKHGNHGVSSSVGSSTVLEFLGLKFNNDPKILKRKMETAGMCFLHAPLFHPAMRFVGPIRKELGMKTFFNLLGPLLNPAKVNKQISGVYSPEAFALYEGFFAGSGKQYGIVYAEDGYDEISLTSAFRLTTADGASIYNPGDIGCEVVAQSELFGGSTAEASANMLYRILQREGTPAQTQAVLANAGAGLFVAGKAGSLVEGYALAKESLESGRAFQAFKKFIMD
- a CDS encoding anthranilate synthase component I family protein, producing MSSINIRTSRKTLLADTLTPIGIFLKIRKNYKNSVILESADYHGKEHGFSHIAFDPVARFELTDSKVTQTFPDGTQENFTLANRHDAVAALKSFADRFDFKKEKVDSPMANGLFGHISYDAVTYFEDIDIQAKNPESAIPSIRYYVYRYVVAVNHFNNQMSLYAHSYDGSEPSFDTITYLLDMPHYATASFARQGEEISNLTEDQTREIVNTCIKHCLRGDVFQIVPSRRFAQKFQGDDFQVYRALRSVNPSPYLFYFDYEEYRIFGASPEKQIKIDGSVAEIHPIAGTFRRSGDDARDAELAQALIADPKESAEHVMLVDLARNDLSRSADNVKVETFKEVQFFSHVIHLVSKVTGHLQKGVNPLQMVADTFPAGTLSGAPKHNAMTIINRLEPTNRAIYGGAIGFMDFEGNFNHAIAIRTFLSKGDTLFFQAGMGVVAKSVVESEMQEIHNKLAALRRALEVAENLA
- a CDS encoding anthranilate synthase component II, with the translated sequence MKVLVIDNYDSFVYNLVYLLKELGTEVDVFRNDKISLEEVGKYDQILLSPGPGIPSEAGIMMDLLKEYKSTKKILGVCLGHQAIAEAFGSQLSNMGEVLHGVTTECVVTDPTERLFLDIPSRFDVCRYHSWTVVPSTMPSDLKIKAQDDKGFVLAEAHSKYDVRGVQFHPEAFLTQHGLQMIKNWMK